Proteins encoded by one window of Lathyrus oleraceus cultivar Zhongwan6 chromosome 1, CAAS_Psat_ZW6_1.0, whole genome shotgun sequence:
- the LOC127094988 gene encoding uncharacterized GPI-anchored protein At1g61900, translating into MDKAYLDHDYMACAPFSIINICHQPCSPCHTIPTLCSIKSSNLTGGSCPVKNDSTFERTVNTSKLVEACRTVDPLKECCRPVCRPAIMDAALQISGRQMMINNDNMAGEMNHTDYLNDCKGVVYSYLSKQLSSEVANKAFRILSACKVNKVCPLTFKEPSDVIAVCKNVAAPSPTCCSSLNTYIAETQQKILITNKQAIICATQFGSMLRGGGVMTNVYELCDVDLKDFSIQAFGVQDAGCLLRSLPGDVIFDNSSGVSFTCDLSDNIAAPWPSSSSFTSLSFCAPEMSLPALPISQSLKNIGCNSAGVGFLVIFTFFVSIVVLRF; encoded by the exons ATGGATAAAGCTTACCTTGATCATGACTACATGGCCTGTG CACCATTCTCCATTATAAACATATGCCATCAACCTTGTTCGCCTTGCCACACTATACCCACACTTTGTTCTATTAAATCATCTAATCTTACAGGCGGGTCATGCCCTGTGAAGAATGATTCTACTTTTGAAAGAACAGTAAACACAAGTAAATTAGTTGAGGCCTGTAGAACTGTTGATCCACTTAAAGAGTGTTGCAGACCTGTTTGTCGGCCTGCAATTATGGATGCAGCGCTTCAGATTTCTGGCCGACAAATGATGATAAATAATGACAATATGGCTGGGGAAATGAATCACACTGATTATCTAAATGATTGCAAAGGTGTTGTTTATTCTTATCTTTCCAAACAACTATCATCGGAGGTTGCAAATAAAGCATTCCGGATACTATCTGCCTGCAAAGTCAACAAAGTTTGTCCTTTGACTTTTAAGGAGCCTTCAGATGTAATTGCTGTATGTAAGAATGTAGCTGCTCCTAGTCCTACCTGCTGCAGTTCATTAAATACATATATTGCAGAGACACaacaaaaaatattaattacCAATAAACAAGCTATAATATGTGCAACACAATTTGGATCGATGTTACGTGGAGGTGGGGTGATGACAAATGTTTATGAGCTTTGTGATGTCGATTTGAAAGATTTCAGCATACAAGCATTTGGAGTACAAGATGCAGGATGTCTACTCCGAAGCTTGCCGGGAGATGTGATATTTGACAATTCATCTGGTGTTAGTTTTACATGTGATTTAAGTGACAATATTGCTGCACCCTGGCCCTCATCATCTTCATTTACATCTCTATCATTCTGTGCACCTGAGATGTCATTACCAGCATTACCAATTTCACAGTCATTGAAAAACATTGGTTGTAATTCTGCTGGAGTGGGTTTCCTTGTTATATTTACATTTTTTGTCAGTATTGTTGTACTGAGATTTTAG